The Filimonas lacunae genomic sequence ATTATAAAAAGCAATAAACTGCGTATCCTTATAAGTAGTTAAGGCATTCTTTCTAAAAATCACCGCATTCACCGAGTTGGCAGCCCATCCATCGGCCACTGGTATCAATTGCGCTTTTTGCTGGGCTATAGCACCTATGCCATAACACAGCGTGGCTGCACACAGCAAGCCTATTCCTCGCTTTCTCATAATGCTTTATAACGTAACATGGCTTCTACAAAATAATAATCGGCATAAGTAAGTGGCACATCTATCTCGGTTTTGTTAGGCATATGCCCTACACAATGCTGAATCATATATCCACCATTAGCGCCACCGGTAGCCTGGTAATGCGAAGAAGACAAGCCGCGCAACATGGTTTCCGCTGTATGTACATATCCGCTGCCTGTTTTGGCCGGCACGTACTTGCTTAATTCTAAAAATGCCGAAGCCATCACGCTGGCGGCAGAAGCATCACGCAAGGCATAGGGAATGCCAGGTGCATTAAAATCCCAGTAAGGAATTTTATCGGCGGGCATATTCGGATGGTTCAGTATAAAAGAAGCAATATGATTGGCCTGGTCCAGGTATTTACGATCGTGTGTTTCGCGATACATTACCGTATAGCCATATAAACCCCAGGCCTGTCCGCGGGCCCAGGCCGAAGAATCCGCATTCCCCTGTGCTGTTTTCTTTTCCTTTACCGCACCGGTTTCTGCATTGTAGTTAACTACATGGTACGAGCTGTAATCGTGGCGAAAATGGTTTTTCATAGTAGTGTTGGCATGCGTTACCGCTATCTGGTAAAAAGAAGAATCGCCTGTTACATGCGTGGCCCAAAACAGCAATTCCAGGTTCATCATGTTATCAATGATCACCAGGAAGTCGCCCGGCTTTGAGTCCCACGATTTAATACAACCCGTAACCGGGTTAAAACGGCTGGCCAGCGATTTGGCGCTGTTGATGAGTATCTGTTTATATTTTTCCCGGGGCTGTACATAGTTGGCATTACCAAAACTGCAAAACATCATAAAACCCAGGTCGTGCGTAGTAGTGTTGTACTGTTCTTTTTCCAGTGACTGTAAACGAAGCAATGCTTCATTGTAAGAAGCGGTGTCGCCGGTAGCTTTATACAGGTACAATAAAGTGCCGGGATAAAAACCACTGCACCACCATTCACTGGTAGAGGTTTCGGCACTTTGTTTATTGCTATGCCAGGTTTTAGGAAAGCGGCCTGCCGGAGTGTTTTGCTTTAGCACCCGGTATTGTGCTACTCCATTAGACAGGTTTTTGTCTATCTGCTGTAACAACGCTTTGTCTTTCTTTACTTTCTGAGCCATGCCGGCATTACTTCCCCAGCTCATCATACTTAGTAACCCTGCTGCAAGCAAACTGATCTTTCGCATAGTATTGGTTTAACGATTGCATTGCTGTATACCCACTGAAGGCTTTTCGCCAATGCCAATCCAATTTCCAAAATAATCTTTCAATGGTTTGTTCCCGATAGGTATGCCATGTCCTGCGCAGGATGCAGTATCTTTTAGCCGGAAAGCAGCAGGTTGGTTACCTGCAAAAACATCTTCCGTAACAAAAGCAGGCGGCTGGATAATGGCAAAACTATCTTCCGGCAAAATAGGAAATAAACCGTAATACATATTATTACAAAATCGAATTAAAGAACTATTGCCATATTTCACCCCCGTGCCTTCCTGTAAACAAAACATATTATTTGCCAGCAACACATCGGCCGCAAAACCACCCCAGTTATCAAAAGCAATAAAGTTGCTATCCAGTTTACTGCCAGCCCGCTGTTTACGCACCACCAGGTTATTGTAAATGCGCGCATTTTTTACCGGCCCCGGCACATGTATCAGCGGCGAAAAACCGGCATGCCTGCCCGTGCTTCTGAACCCATCATTAATGCTGATGTTATAACGCACCACTGTTCCGGTATTGCCTGCACTCACCGGGTGCTTTACCCCGCCATCATCACATATCAGCAAAAAGCCCCCTTCATTATCATGGCTATAGTTGTATTGTATCACCGTGTTGTTACAATTCCAGTCTGCATCAAATCCCTGCCCGTCCCAGGGCGCTTTATGGTCGCTTACTTCGTTATACTGTATCACCGTGTTATCGCAACTCCAGGGCCATATACCCGCCGCTGCTTCGCCATCGGGCAGCAAACGCGGGCAGTTTTTCATGCGGTTATATTCCACCAGGGCACTATCGCATCCGGTGGGTACAATGCCATCGCCTGGTACCCCCTCTATCACATTACCCCGTATCACCACCTGCTTATTGGGCAGCCACGCATGCCGCTCCCAGTTACCATTGATCAGTATGCCGTTGCGGGCACAGTTGCTGATAACGCAATGCTCAATCCATACATCTTCATACCACGAAGGCGTTTGCTTACCTGTATTACTCACTATAATCCCTGCCCCGCCACCTTTGTTTTTTACCAGGCTGCCGTTTACCTCTTTCACCTCCAGTTGTTGCAGGCGTATATGGCGGGCTACACCATAGTTATTTAATTCTACCCACACACCACAACGGCCTGGCGCCCGTTCTGTTCCGGTATTGGAAACCGCCAGATTCATC encodes the following:
- a CDS encoding glycoside hydrolase family 88 protein; this translates as MRKISLLAAGLLSMMSWGSNAGMAQKVKKDKALLQQIDKNLSNGVAQYRVLKQNTPAGRFPKTWHSNKQSAETSTSEWWCSGFYPGTLLYLYKATGDTASYNEALLRLQSLEKEQYNTTTHDLGFMMFCSFGNANYVQPREKYKQILINSAKSLASRFNPVTGCIKSWDSKPGDFLVIIDNMMNLELLFWATHVTGDSSFYQIAVTHANTTMKNHFRHDYSSYHVVNYNAETGAVKEKKTAQGNADSSAWARGQAWGLYGYTVMYRETHDRKYLDQANHIASFILNHPNMPADKIPYWDFNAPGIPYALRDASAASVMASAFLELSKYVPAKTGSGYVHTAETMLRGLSSSHYQATGGANGGYMIQHCVGHMPNKTEIDVPLTYADYYFVEAMLRYKAL
- a CDS encoding right-handed parallel beta-helix repeat-containing protein, coding for MNQATNSIVAAFVCACACFGHIGHATAQTGITYYVDAAAGNDACKGTDKKQAWKTLNRVNAHRFAAGDSLLLKAGEVFEGCLQPKRSDKVANGLPGVITIASYGPGAKPEIRAAGKSVAAIHLYNTQGWQVMNLAVSNTGTERAPGRCGVWVELNNYGVARHIRLQQLEVKEVNGSLVKNKGGGAGIIVSNTGKQTPSWYEDVWIEHCVISNCARNGILINGNWERHAWLPNKQVVIRGNVIEGVPGDGIVPTGCDSALVEYNRMKNCPRLLPDGEAAAGIWPWSCDNTVIQYNEVSDHKAPWDGQGFDADWNCNNTVIQYNYSHDNEGGFLLICDDGGVKHPVSAGNTGTVVRYNISINDGFRSTGRHAGFSPLIHVPGPVKNARIYNNLVVRKQRAGSKLDSNFIAFDNWGGFAADVLLANNMFCLQEGTGVKYGNSSLIRFCNNMYYGLFPILPEDSFAIIQPPAFVTEDVFAGNQPAAFRLKDTASCAGHGIPIGNKPLKDYFGNWIGIGEKPSVGIQQCNR